The Notoacmeibacter ruber DNA segment CTACACGCCTAAAGCAGGCCTGTTCTCAGCGCTCGAAACGGGTGCGAGCCATCTTCGGCGACGGCTCTTCGTTGTGGCCCACGCCAACGAAATCCCTCTACTGCAACAGGGCGGAGATCGAGTTTGCGAGTCACGGCCTGCGCTTCAGGAACGATCCGACGCAGGTCGGCAAGCAACTGGCCCTCGGCAAGGTAGCACGCACCTGGACGCTGATGTGGCTCATGGCGAAGGCAATGGGAATGCGGCCCCAAACGAATGGCGACTTCCGACTTTCGCGCCCCCTCCACATCACTTTGCGGACTGGGGCGCGATACTCGGCCGGCGACCTGAACTTCAACCCGAACTTTTCGGACTGGATGATGGGATGGCCGATCGGATGGACCGATCCGATGCGGCCGGTAACGGAGTGGTCAGTCTGGCTGCGGCATATGCGTGGCGAACTCTCAAGGCTGCCCATCTGAGGGCCAGACCTTAGCCGTCACGCTTGGCGCAGGGCCTCCATAATCCTGCGTTTGGCCTCGGCATCATGCTCGGGCGGCAGAAGCTCCTCGATTGAGTAGAAGACCCGCTTGGCGACATCCTCCGGGGTCGCCGGCTTCTTCTCTTTCTGCCGCTCCTTGATAGCCTTCATTTCGGTTTCTTTTCGTAGGGTACGGCCTTCTGCGCCTCTCCGATCAGGCGTTCGGCTGTCCTTTGGCGGCGTGTGTCGGCGCATTCGGCGATCGTCATCTCGATGTGGTAGGTCAGAACGTCGGCATCGGCCGCGATTGCCATTTCGCGGAGCTGCAGGAGCATTCCGTGGATATAGGCGAGATTATCGCACGGCCGTTCAACCATATCGCCCCCCTCTGCTCTGGCTTGACAATGCTGTGGGGAGGGGCAGAATCTTTCGTGAAGTGACACCCGTTTCAAAAAATCGAGCCAGGCTTGAATCAAATTCGAGTCGTAGGGTTTCCGATTTGAAGACAGTACTGGCCAAAATGCCATGAGAGACGAGTGGAGCGAGCTCCCGGCATCGACGAAACCCTCCCCGGATGCGGTACCTAAAGGACCACTTCGTGTCATTGAGGGTGGGCAGTCCATGGAAGGGTTCGAACGCGTGCGTTCCATCATCGCCACGCAGAGCGTGCCGGATCCTGTGGTCGGCAATCTGGTGCACAAGTTTTTCTACGCGCTTGGAGACGAGAACGAGGCGGTCACAACGGCCTATCGTTCCTATAAAGCGTTCGAGCGGGCGCTGATCCAGGAGCAGCCTTCCGGGGAGATCGAACCTTTGCGCCAAAAGGCGCTGGATGATCTCGATATCGCCGATCACCTGGCGCGCCACTAGCCCGCCTCCTTCCTGCCTGACGTCGCGATCTGCGGCGCCGAGAATTGGTCCATCAGCGCGGGCGGCAGCGTAACGTCAAAGAAGCTGCGCATTCGGGAGAGGGTGCGCTCGCTGATGGTCAGGAGAAGGGGCACGACCTTCGCCCCGCCGAACTCTGTCTCGCGGGCCAGCACGTCGACCTCGATGCCGACGTCCCAGAGATAGGGAATGACGTCTGGCGTGATCTGGAGGGAGAACTGGTTGTAACCGGACGCATAGGCCCACTCCACAACGCCGAGATAAAGCCATTGAGCCGCCACGCTGTAAGCCTCGATCCCCTCTTTACGAAGATCCGGCAGAACGGTCCCTCTGGACCATTCGGCGATATGCGGGCCTCGCGGCACTTTCGCGCCACGCAGGAGCTGTGGGTAGGCATCGGAAAGGAGATGCGGATAAATCGTCGATCGCGTCCGGCAATAGGCGACCAGGCGGCGATCGATCACGACGGCAAAATGAGTCGTGTGTTCATCGTCGAACGGGTCGAACTCGCGTTTGTCCTTTCGCGCCAGATCAGTCCAGCCGAGATAATCCACGAAGACGGCATGGCGGTATCGATAGAGACCGTCCAAGATCAGACGTTCATCGATGTTCGATCCATGACCCTGAACGATCCGCAGCATATATCATCTCTCCCTTTAGAAAGATGATCCCCTTGGCCCTCCGACCTGTAATGTCCGTAAAAATACCTAATCGATAAAGTTGTGCCGGAGGGCTGTAGCCACCGCCTGAACTCGGGTGTTCGCCGACAGTTTCGCCATTGCACGTTTGAAATGGGTATCGACGGTCCGTGTCGAAAGGTTGTGAAGTTGAGCGATGTCCGCGGTCGTCAATCCATCGGACGACCAGGCAAGGCAGTCACGCTCTCGTGTGCTGAGTGCAACAAGATCCCTCTCCAGGGTGGACGAACGCGGGGCGCTCGACGATAGCCTCTGCGCGGCCTCGTAGGCATAGAGCGCGAACAGGCGGATCGCGGCGATATCTTCCGGCGATGGCTCAAATGGATCGGGCCCGGCAAAGGACATGCCGGATATCGTATGGGGCTGGTCGCGCACC contains these protein-coding regions:
- a CDS encoding acyl-homoserine-lactone synthase; the encoded protein is MLRIVQGHGSNIDERLILDGLYRYRHAVFVDYLGWTDLARKDKREFDPFDDEHTTHFAVVIDRRLVAYCRTRSTIYPHLLSDAYPQLLRGAKVPRGPHIAEWSRGTVLPDLRKEGIEAYSVAAQWLYLGVVEWAYASGYNQFSLQITPDVIPYLWDVGIEVDVLARETEFGGAKVVPLLLTISERTLSRMRSFFDVTLPPALMDQFSAPQIATSGRKEAG